The following coding sequences lie in one Populus trichocarpa isolate Nisqually-1 chromosome 14, P.trichocarpa_v4.1, whole genome shotgun sequence genomic window:
- the LOC18104851 gene encoding probable inactive receptor kinase At5g67200, with product MLLVLLSTSHFLLCFFITVASSTAPASNLPAPPDATALLAFKYKADLNKNLPFSQNTTFHFCQWPGVKCFQQKIIRLVLRDSDLGGIFAPKTLTFLDQLRVLGLQNNSLTGPIPYDLSKLTNLKSLFLDHNSFSGSFPPPLLSLHRLRTLDLSHNNLSGPIPSALISLDRLYYLRLDRNLFNGSIPPLNQSSLLTLNVSFNNLSGAIPVTPTLLRFDLSSFSSNPSLCGKIIHKECHPASPFFGPSPAAVTVAPPPAVVVSQNQALQGVDLAQSGQKTKHKKNVLIIGFSSGAFVLLGSVICFVIAAKKQKTQKKSTAATASAGIIGPTAESVAVMQIDRQENELEEKVKRVQGLHVGKSGSLAFCAGEAHLYSLDQLMRASAELLGRGTMGTTYKAVLDNRLIVCVKRLDASKLSDGSKEVFEPHMESVGGLRHPNLVPLRAYFQAREERLLIYDYQPNGSLFSLIHGSKSTRAKPLHWTSCLKIAEDVARGLSYIHQAWRLVHGNLKSSNVLLGPDFEACVSDYCLAVLANSPIDDEDDPDASAYKAPETRSSSQQATSKSDVYAFGVLLLELITGKPPSLLPLPQDVVNWVRSTRGNHQDDGAGEDNRLEMLLEVAIACSLTSPEQRPTMWQVLKMLQEIKETVLLEDSELDLQTGMP from the exons ATGCTGCTTGTTTTGCTTTCAACTTCTCATTTTTTACTCTGTTTTTTCATCACAGTAGCTTCTTCTACTGCTCCTGCATCAAATTTGCCTGCACCACCTGATGCTACAGCTCTTCTTGCCTTCAAATATAAAGCGGACCTGAACAAAAACCTTCCATTTTCTCAAAACACAACCTTCCATTTCTGTCAATGGCCAGGAGTCAAATGCTTTCAACAAAAAATCATCCGCCTAGTTCTCCGAGACTCAGATCTTGGTGGCATTTTCGCTCCCAAAACTTTAACTTTCCTCGACCAGCTCCGTGTCCTTGGTCTCCAAAACAACTCCTTAACCGGACCCATCCCTTACGACCTCTCCAAACTTACCAATCTCAAATCACTTTTTCTTGATCACAATTCCTTCTCGGGCTCTTTCCCTCCTCCACTTCTTTCCCTTCACAGGCTCCGCACTCTAGATTTATCCCATAACAATCTCTCCGGTCCTATTCCCTCTGCTTTAATCTCTCTAGACCGGTTGTACTATCTTCGTCTTGACAGGAACCTGTTCAATGGCTCCATCCCTCCATTAAACCAATCCTCTCTTTTAACTCTCAACGTTTCTTTCAACAATCTTAGTGGTGCAATCCCAGTGACACCTACATTACTTCGTTTTGATCTTTCCTCCTTTTCATCAAATCCTAGCCTTTGTGGAAAGATTATACACAAAGAATGCCACCCCGCTTCCCCATTTTTCGGCCCATCTCCAGCGGCAGTGACGGTGGCTCCACCGCCGGCCGTTGTAGTTAGTCAAAACCAGGCATTACAAGGCGTTGACTTGGCACAGAGCGGTCAAAAAACGAAGCAcaagaaaaatgttttgatCATTGGGTTTTCATCAGGTGCATTTGTTCTCCTTGGTTCGGTTATTTGTTTTGTCATCGCTGCCAAGAaacagaaaacacaaaagaaatcgACGGCTGCGACTGCCTCTGCTGGGATTATTGGACCCACCGCAGAATCAGTGGCTGTGATGCAGATAGATCGACAAGAGAATGAGTTAGAAGAGAAAGTGAAGAGAGTGCAAGGGCTGCATGTGGGCAAGAGTGGGAGTTTAGCATTCTGTGCGGGTGAGGCACATCTTTATTCGTTGGATCAGCTAATGAGAGCCTCAGCTGAGTTGCTAGGGAGAGGAACCATGGGGACCACTTATAAAGCAGTGTTGGACAACCGTCTGATTGTGTGTGTAAAGCGGCTTGATGCAAGTAAATTATCGGATGGAAGCAAAGAGGTTTTCGAACCACACATGGAATCAGTTGGCGGACTTAGGCACCCTAACTTGGTGCCTCTTAGGGCTTATTTTCAAGCTCGAGAGGAAAGGCTTCTAATCTATGATTACCAGCCCAATGGCAGTCTCTTCTCCCTAATTCATG GTTCAAAATCAACAAGAGCAAAACCACTACATTGGACATCATGTCTTAAAATAGCAGAGGATGTAGCCCGAGGCCTTTCTTATATCCACCAAGCATGGAGGCTTGTCCATGGAAATCTCAAGTCTTCTAATGTCCTTCTTGGCCCAGATTTTGAGGCATGTGTGAGTGACTATTGCCTTGCCGTTCTTGCCAATTCACCGATTGATGATGAGGATGACCCCGATGCATCGGCTTACAAAGCCCCAGAAACTCGCAGTTCGAGTCAACAGGCAACTTCCAAGTCTGATGTTTATGCATTTGGAGTATTATTACTCGAGCTCATAACTGGCAAGCCTCCATCACTGCTGCCTCTCCCACAAGATGTGGTAAATTGGGTTAGGTCTACTAGGGGCAATCATCAAGACGATGGTGCTGGAGAAGATAATAGGCTAGAAATGCTTCTTGAGGTGGCTATTGCTTGTAGCTTGACCTCACCTGAGCAGAGGCCCACTATGTGGCAAGTCTTGAAGATGTTACAGGAAATTAAAGAGACTGTTTTGCTAGAGGATAGTGAATTAGACCTGCAAACTGGGATGCCCTAA